A genomic region of Xanthomonas fragariae contains the following coding sequences:
- the tssH gene encoding type VI secretion system ATPase TssH: MSINLKTLISKLDDTCRQAAERAANLCMARGNYEVDLEHLFLALLEQPQSDFVLIARRCGISPETLERDLSEEVGRFKAGNTRTPVFSQHLPTLFEHAWLIASLDSETTRIRSGHLLLALLTEPDLSQLAYRGSKQFVKIKLDALKHDFARLTEGSQEAGQSLRFADAGQADAGGDPVDGLTGAPDGKGGLTKTPALDQFTTNLTQRARDAQIDPVIGRDGEIRQVIDILMRRRQNNPILTGEAGVGKTAVVEGLARRIAEKDVPDVLQGVELHVLDMGLLQAGASVKGEFENRLKNVIDEVKKSPHPIILFIDEAHTMIGAGGTAGQNDAANLLKPALARGELRTIAATTWSEYKKYFEKDAALARRFQVVKVEEPSETLAAAMLRGMVPLMEKHFGIRVMDEAVTEAVRLSHRYISGRQLPDKAVSVLDTACAKVALGQSATPAIIEDTRKHLDRLAAELAALNRETSGGARHHDARVAELLQAQERARKVLADNEARLVRERELAERIVALRAQMEAAPAAAEPAAASAAAKPARGAAKQAAAAASPQHAQLDALLAALGELQGETPMVPLQVDGGVVAEIVSAWTGVPLGRMVKDEIRTVRNLDSLLVERVIGQDHALAAIAQRVRTATAKLEDPNKPRGVFLFVGPSGVGKTETALALADILYGGERKLITINMSEYQEAHSVSGLKGSPPGYVGYGEGGVLTEAVRRNPYSVVLLDEVEKAHPDVLEMFFQVFDKGVMDDAEGREIDFRNTLIILTSNVGSSQIMQACLNKPAEEIPAADALAEALRPILMRSFKPAFLGRLKVVPYYPISDDVLAQIIALKLGRIRDRVAANHKAAFQWDQSLVEAVLARCTEVDSGARNVDHILNGTLLPEIAESVLAAMAEGGKINAIKVGAGKNGAFKYKLS; the protein is encoded by the coding sequence ATGAGCATCAATCTCAAGACCCTGATCAGCAAACTCGACGACACCTGCCGGCAGGCGGCCGAGCGCGCGGCCAATCTGTGCATGGCGCGCGGCAACTACGAAGTCGACCTGGAGCATCTGTTCCTGGCGCTGCTGGAGCAACCGCAAAGCGATTTCGTGCTGATCGCGCGCCGCTGCGGCATTTCGCCGGAGACGCTGGAACGCGATCTCAGCGAGGAGGTCGGCCGCTTCAAGGCCGGCAATACGCGCACGCCGGTATTTTCCCAGCACCTGCCCACGCTGTTCGAGCACGCCTGGCTGATCGCCTCGCTGGATTCGGAAACCACGCGCATCCGCAGCGGTCATCTGCTGCTGGCGCTGCTGACCGAGCCGGACCTGTCGCAGCTGGCCTACCGCGGTTCCAAGCAGTTCGTGAAGATCAAACTCGATGCGCTCAAGCACGACTTCGCCCGCCTCACCGAAGGCTCGCAGGAAGCCGGGCAAAGCCTGCGTTTCGCCGATGCCGGCCAGGCCGACGCCGGCGGCGACCCGGTCGATGGCCTCACCGGCGCGCCGGACGGCAAGGGCGGCCTGACCAAGACCCCGGCGCTGGACCAGTTCACCACCAACCTCACCCAGCGCGCCCGCGATGCGCAGATCGACCCGGTGATCGGCCGCGACGGCGAGATCCGCCAGGTGATCGACATCCTGATGCGGCGGCGCCAGAACAATCCGATCCTCACCGGCGAAGCCGGCGTCGGCAAGACCGCGGTCGTCGAGGGGCTGGCCCGGCGCATCGCCGAGAAGGACGTGCCGGACGTGTTGCAGGGGGTGGAACTGCATGTACTGGACATGGGCCTGCTGCAGGCCGGCGCCAGCGTCAAGGGCGAGTTCGAGAACCGGCTGAAGAACGTCATCGACGAGGTCAAGAAGAGCCCGCATCCGATCATCCTGTTCATCGACGAGGCGCACACGATGATCGGCGCCGGCGGCACCGCCGGCCAGAACGACGCGGCAAACCTGCTCAAGCCGGCGCTGGCGCGCGGCGAGCTGCGCACCATCGCGGCCACCACCTGGAGCGAATACAAGAAGTACTTCGAGAAGGACGCGGCGCTGGCGCGGCGCTTCCAGGTGGTCAAGGTCGAGGAGCCGAGCGAGACGCTGGCCGCGGCGATGCTGCGCGGCATGGTGCCGCTGATGGAGAAGCACTTCGGCATCCGGGTGATGGACGAGGCGGTCACCGAGGCGGTGCGCCTGTCGCACCGCTACATCAGCGGCCGCCAGTTGCCGGACAAGGCGGTCAGCGTGCTCGATACCGCCTGCGCCAAGGTCGCGCTCGGGCAGAGCGCCACGCCGGCGATCATCGAGGACACGCGCAAGCACCTGGACCGGCTGGCCGCGGAGCTGGCCGCGTTGAACCGCGAGACCTCCGGCGGCGCCCGCCACCACGACGCCCGCGTGGCCGAGCTACTGCAGGCGCAGGAACGCGCACGCAAGGTGCTGGCCGACAACGAGGCGCGGCTGGTGCGCGAGCGCGAACTAGCCGAGCGCATCGTCGCCCTGCGCGCGCAGATGGAAGCGGCGCCGGCCGCCGCCGAACCCGCGGCCGCCAGCGCCGCCGCCAAGCCGGCACGCGGCGCGGCCAAGCAGGCCGCCGCGGCGGCTTCGCCGCAGCACGCGCAGCTGGACGCGCTGCTCGCCGCGCTGGGCGAGCTGCAGGGCGAGACCCCGATGGTGCCGCTGCAGGTCGACGGCGGCGTGGTCGCCGAGATCGTCTCGGCCTGGACCGGCGTGCCGCTGGGGCGCATGGTCAAGGACGAGATCCGCACCGTGCGCAACCTCGACAGCCTGCTGGTCGAGCGCGTCATCGGCCAGGACCATGCGCTGGCCGCGATCGCCCAGCGCGTGCGCACCGCCACCGCCAAGCTGGAAGACCCGAACAAGCCGCGCGGCGTCTTCCTGTTCGTCGGCCCGTCCGGCGTCGGCAAGACCGAGACCGCGCTGGCGCTGGCCGACATCCTGTACGGCGGCGAGCGCAAGCTGATCACCATCAACATGAGCGAGTACCAGGAAGCGCACAGCGTGTCCGGGCTGAAGGGTTCCCCGCCTGGCTACGTCGGCTACGGCGAGGGTGGCGTGCTGACCGAGGCGGTGCGGCGCAATCCTTACAGCGTGGTGCTGCTGGACGAGGTGGAGAAAGCACACCCGGACGTGCTGGAGATGTTCTTCCAAGTGTTCGACAAGGGCGTGATGGACGACGCCGAAGGCCGCGAGATCGACTTCCGCAACACCTTGATCATCCTCACGTCCAATGTCGGTTCCTCGCAGATCATGCAGGCCTGCCTGAACAAGCCGGCCGAGGAGATTCCGGCCGCCGACGCATTGGCCGAGGCGTTGCGCCCGATCCTGATGCGCAGCTTCAAGCCGGCCTTCCTCGGCCGGCTGAAGGTGGTGCCGTACTACCCGATCAGCGACGACGTGCTGGCGCAGATCATCGCGCTCAAGCTCGGCCGCATCCGCGACCGCGTGGCCGCCAACCACAAGGCCGCCTTCCAGTGGGACCAGAGCCTGGTGGAGGCGGTGTTGGCGCGCTGTACGGAGGTGGATTCGGGCGCGCGCAACGTCGACCACATTCTGAATGGGACGCTGTTGCCGGAAATCGCCGAGAGCGTGCTCGCGGCGATGGCCGAAGGCGGCAAAATCAACGCCATCAAGGTAGGCGCCGGCAAGAACGGCGCGTTCAAATACAAGTTATCCTGA
- the tssG gene encoding type VI secretion system baseplate subunit TssG translates to MLTAKRRIDPGVALQLLAEPHRFQFFQAMRILERVFQRQGVKAGQALPTRVRFHNSLSLAFPATELDPVGQAYSQDGERLESDAALAFAIETESLGEVHLTPNFMGLLGTSGALPLHYTETLHERELYQRDRTPRAFLDMFSNRAVALHYAAWKKHRLALQYELDRRERFLPLVLSLLGMGMPGLRDRMVDGGGGVFDQAVAYYAGAIRQRPISAKLLQRVLADYFKVPVELEQFVGAWYKVPAQQATRLGQANATLGSSALAGERVWQRDLRMRLRFGPLQREAFDQFLPGGSAAKALSKWLTLLTGGGLEYEVKLVLRAEDVRGSGVGAALGVRLGWDSYLCSRAQTQPRADTTYGLHTLQ, encoded by the coding sequence ATGCTTACCGCGAAGCGGCGAATCGATCCTGGCGTAGCGCTGCAACTGCTGGCCGAGCCGCATCGCTTCCAGTTCTTCCAGGCGATGCGGATTCTGGAGCGGGTGTTCCAGCGCCAGGGGGTCAAGGCCGGTCAGGCCCTGCCCACGCGCGTGCGTTTCCACAACTCGCTGTCGTTGGCCTTTCCGGCGACCGAGCTGGACCCCGTCGGCCAGGCCTATTCGCAGGACGGCGAGCGCCTGGAAAGCGATGCGGCGCTGGCGTTCGCGATCGAGACCGAGAGCCTGGGCGAAGTACATCTGACCCCGAACTTCATGGGGTTGCTGGGCACCTCCGGCGCATTGCCGCTGCACTACACCGAGACCCTGCACGAACGCGAGCTGTACCAGCGCGACCGTACCCCACGCGCGTTCCTGGACATGTTCTCCAACCGCGCGGTGGCGCTGCACTACGCCGCGTGGAAGAAGCACCGGCTGGCGCTGCAGTATGAGCTGGACCGGCGCGAACGCTTCCTGCCGCTGGTGCTGTCGCTGCTGGGCATGGGCATGCCGGGACTGCGCGATCGCATGGTCGACGGCGGCGGCGGCGTCTTCGACCAGGCGGTGGCGTACTACGCCGGCGCCATCCGCCAGCGGCCGATCTCGGCCAAGCTGCTGCAGCGCGTGCTGGCCGACTACTTCAAGGTGCCGGTGGAGCTGGAGCAGTTCGTCGGCGCCTGGTACAAGGTGCCGGCGCAACAGGCCACGCGGCTGGGCCAGGCCAACGCCACACTCGGGTCCAGTGCGCTGGCCGGCGAGCGGGTGTGGCAGCGCGACCTGCGCATGCGCCTGCGCTTCGGTCCGCTGCAGCGTGAGGCTTTCGACCAGTTCCTGCCCGGAGGCAGCGCCGCGAAGGCCTTGTCGAAATGGCTGACGCTGCTCACCGGCGGCGGGCTGGAATACGAGGTCAAGCTGGTGCTGCGCGCCGAGGACGTACGCGGCTCCGGCGTCGGCGCAGCACTGGGCGTACGCCTGGGCTGGGACAGCTACCTATGCTCGCGCGCGCAGACCCAGCCGCGCGCCGACACCACCTACGGTCTGCATACCCTTCAATAG
- the tssF gene encoding type VI secretion system baseplate subunit TssF, with product MQDLLPYYERELGYLRRYGREFAERYPKIAGRLQLSADGSQDPHVERLIEAFALMGARISKRIEDDYPEFTDALLEVLYPHYLRPFPSCSIAYFDMEGVAAKLSAPIRLPRGSYLQSRPVRGINCRFRTAYDVILAPVAVKAASYRGVAEAPMAVSLPPGTGAQISISFELLSDQASFAGLGTDALRFFVDGEPSLCSAMRDALALGVKAAYVESDGSGRWRRLAETPLAPVGFADDESLIDFPARSHPAYRLLTELFGYPDKFGFFDLQLKPVIAGTSRWFTLHLVLQATPPDRAANQVLEELDRKNIRLGCTPVVNLFAQHGEPIRITHRSVTYPVIADGRRAFAYEVHSIDSVHRIRQTPQGELIQEFRPFYSLHHGEDPERAGQYWVARRDEDVARQSPGYETELSFVDLEFNPTLPQTDVVSVELTCSNRDLPSQLAYGIAGGDLSIEGGTPARAISLLRKPSRPLRFRHGRGAQWRLISHLSLNQLSLTGSGLPALKEMLRLYDISGSSVSSRQIDGIVSIEQHPVTTWLSGKHFASVVRGLEVRLTIRENHFVGTGVAAFAHVLDHFFGLYVHANSFTRLVLISSDTGEELVRCLPRSGESILA from the coding sequence ATGCAAGACCTGCTTCCCTACTACGAACGCGAACTGGGCTATCTGCGTCGCTACGGGCGCGAGTTCGCCGAGCGCTATCCCAAGATTGCCGGGCGCCTGCAGCTGTCGGCCGACGGCAGCCAGGATCCGCATGTCGAGCGCCTGATCGAGGCGTTCGCGCTGATGGGCGCGCGCATCTCCAAGCGCATCGAGGACGACTACCCCGAGTTCACCGACGCGCTGCTGGAAGTGCTGTATCCGCACTATCTGCGGCCGTTTCCGTCCTGCTCCATCGCCTATTTCGACATGGAAGGCGTGGCTGCCAAGCTCAGCGCGCCGATCCGCTTGCCGCGCGGCAGCTATCTGCAGTCGCGCCCGGTGCGCGGGATCAACTGCCGGTTCCGCACCGCCTACGACGTGATACTGGCGCCGGTGGCGGTGAAGGCCGCCAGCTACCGCGGCGTGGCCGAAGCGCCAATGGCGGTCAGCCTGCCGCCGGGCACCGGCGCACAGATCTCGATCAGCTTCGAGCTGTTGTCCGACCAGGCCTCGTTCGCCGGCCTGGGCACCGACGCGCTGCGTTTCTTCGTCGACGGCGAGCCGTCGTTATGCTCGGCGATGCGCGATGCGCTGGCGCTGGGGGTCAAGGCGGCCTATGTCGAGTCCGACGGCAGCGGACGCTGGCGCCGGCTGGCGGAAACCCCGCTGGCGCCAGTGGGATTCGCCGACGACGAATCGCTGATCGATTTCCCGGCGCGTTCGCACCCGGCCTACCGCCTGCTGACCGAGCTGTTCGGCTACCCGGACAAGTTCGGCTTCTTCGATCTCCAGCTCAAGCCGGTGATCGCTGGCACCAGCCGCTGGTTCACGTTGCACCTGGTCTTACAAGCGACGCCGCCCGATCGCGCCGCCAACCAAGTGCTCGAGGAGTTGGATCGCAAGAACATCCGCCTGGGCTGCACCCCGGTGGTGAACCTGTTTGCGCAGCACGGCGAGCCGATCCGGATCACCCATCGCAGCGTCACCTATCCGGTGATCGCCGACGGGCGCCGCGCCTTCGCCTACGAAGTGCATTCGATCGACTCAGTGCACCGTATCCGGCAGACTCCGCAGGGCGAGCTGATCCAGGAGTTCCGCCCGTTCTATTCGCTGCACCATGGCGAAGACCCCGAGCGCGCCGGCCAGTATTGGGTGGCGCGGCGCGACGAGGATGTGGCGCGGCAGAGTCCCGGTTACGAAACCGAATTGAGCTTCGTTGACCTGGAATTCAATCCGACCCTGCCGCAGACCGATGTGGTCAGCGTCGAGCTCACCTGCAGCAATCGCGATTTGCCCAGCCAGCTCGCCTACGGCATCGCCGGCGGTGACCTGTCGATCGAGGGCGGAACCCCGGCGCGCGCGATCAGCTTGTTGCGCAAGCCGAGCCGGCCACTGCGGTTCCGCCACGGGCGCGGCGCGCAATGGCGGCTGATCTCGCACCTGTCGTTGAATCAGCTGTCGCTGACCGGCAGCGGCTTGCCGGCGTTGAAGGAGATGCTGCGGCTGTACGACATTTCCGGCAGCAGCGTGTCGTCGCGGCAGATCGACGGCATCGTCAGCATCGAGCAGCATCCGGTCACCACCTGGCTGTCCGGCAAGCATTTCGCATCGGTGGTGCGCGGCCTGGAAGTGCGTTTGACCATCAGAGAAAACCATTTCGTCGGCACCGGCGTGGCCGCGTTCGCGCATGTGCTCGACCACTTCTTCGGCTTGTACGTCCACGCCAACAGCTTTACCCGGCTGGTGCTCATTTCCAGCGACACAGGGGAGGAACTCGTCCGATGCTTACCGCGAAGCGGCGAATCGATCCTGGCGTAG